In Cuculus canorus isolate bCucCan1 chromosome 9, bCucCan1.pri, whole genome shotgun sequence, the following are encoded in one genomic region:
- the SNORC gene encoding protein SNORC isoform X2, producing MSLSCLLGFNSIAVVTRGYLVPKPWAEYPQGPVPTLWNEPPELPSGAGPFDAATTTARLSDATAFPPYTSELEPEDTTHLHRLDTGDGSLGPGAIGAIVIASLLGTSVLVALVVITLRKFSAS from the exons ATGAGCCTTTCCTGCCTTCTTGGATTTAATTCTATCGCAGTGGTGACACGGGGCTACCTGGTACCAAAACCCTGGG CAGAGTACCCGCAGGGCCCGGTTCCCACCCTCTGGAACGAACCACCCGAGCTGCCCTCTGGCGCCGGCCCCTTCGATGCCGCCACCACCACGGCTCGGCTGTCGGATGCCACCGCCTTCCCCCCGTACACCTCCGAGCTGGAGCCCGAGGACACCACCCACCTGCACCGGCTGGACACCGGGGATG gcTCGCTGGGGCCTGGAGCTATCGGTGCCATTGTCATCGCCTCCCTCCTGGGTACGTCTGTGCTTGTGGCCTTGGTTGTCATCACGCTGAGAAAGTTCTCTGCCTCCTGA
- the SNORC gene encoding protein SNORC isoform X5, whose protein sequence is MPYHRVLCLVLLTLCGVLVPAALAEYPQGPVPTLWNEPPELPSGAGPFDAATTTARLSDATAFPPYTSELEPEDTTHLHRLDTGDGSLGPGAIGAIVIASLLGTSVLVALVVITLRKFSAS, encoded by the exons ATGCCCTACCACAGAGTCCTTTGCCTGGTCCTGCTAACGCTCTGCGGCGTCCTGGTCCCTGCTGCGCTGGCAG AGTACCCGCAGGGCCCGGTTCCCACCCTCTGGAACGAACCACCCGAGCTGCCCTCTGGCGCCGGCCCCTTCGATGCCGCCACCACCACGGCTCGGCTGTCGGATGCCACCGCCTTCCCCCCGTACACCTCCGAGCTGGAGCCCGAGGACACCACCCACCTGCACCGGCTGGACACCGGGGATG gcTCGCTGGGGCCTGGAGCTATCGGTGCCATTGTCATCGCCTCCCTCCTGGGTACGTCTGTGCTTGTGGCCTTGGTTGTCATCACGCTGAGAAAGTTCTCTGCCTCCTGA
- the SNORC gene encoding protein SNORC isoform X1 has product MSPAPAGAHLNKTSIDGERSAQPHTDKEGSLVWSPTPQGEEITGEYPQGPVPTLWNEPPELPSGAGPFDAATTTARLSDATAFPPYTSELEPEDTTHLHRLDTGDGSLGPGAIGAIVIASLLGTSVLVALVVITLRKFSAS; this is encoded by the exons ATGTCTCCCGCTCCCGCCGGAGCCCACCTGAACAAGACCAGCATTGATGGGGAGCGCTCGGCTCAGCCACACACAGACAAGGAGGGCTCTCTGGTTTGGTCCCCGACCCCACAGGGGGAAGAAATAACTGGAG AGTACCCGCAGGGCCCGGTTCCCACCCTCTGGAACGAACCACCCGAGCTGCCCTCTGGCGCCGGCCCCTTCGATGCCGCCACCACCACGGCTCGGCTGTCGGATGCCACCGCCTTCCCCCCGTACACCTCCGAGCTGGAGCCCGAGGACACCACCCACCTGCACCGGCTGGACACCGGGGATG gcTCGCTGGGGCCTGGAGCTATCGGTGCCATTGTCATCGCCTCCCTCCTGGGTACGTCTGTGCTTGTGGCCTTGGTTGTCATCACGCTGAGAAAGTTCTCTGCCTCCTGA
- the SNORC gene encoding protein SNORC isoform X4, giving the protein MPYHRVLCLVLLTLCGVLVPAALAAEYPQGPVPTLWNEPPELPSGAGPFDAATTTARLSDATAFPPYTSELEPEDTTHLHRLDTGDGSLGPGAIGAIVIASLLGTSVLVALVVITLRKFSAS; this is encoded by the exons ATGCCCTACCACAGAGTCCTTTGCCTGGTCCTGCTAACGCTCTGCGGCGTCCTGGTCCCTGCTGCGCTGGCAG CAGAGTACCCGCAGGGCCCGGTTCCCACCCTCTGGAACGAACCACCCGAGCTGCCCTCTGGCGCCGGCCCCTTCGATGCCGCCACCACCACGGCTCGGCTGTCGGATGCCACCGCCTTCCCCCCGTACACCTCCGAGCTGGAGCCCGAGGACACCACCCACCTGCACCGGCTGGACACCGGGGATG gcTCGCTGGGGCCTGGAGCTATCGGTGCCATTGTCATCGCCTCCCTCCTGGGTACGTCTGTGCTTGTGGCCTTGGTTGTCATCACGCTGAGAAAGTTCTCTGCCTCCTGA
- the SNORC gene encoding protein SNORC isoform X3, which produces MSLSCLLGFNSIAVVTRGYLVPKPWEYPQGPVPTLWNEPPELPSGAGPFDAATTTARLSDATAFPPYTSELEPEDTTHLHRLDTGDGSLGPGAIGAIVIASLLGTSVLVALVVITLRKFSAS; this is translated from the exons ATGAGCCTTTCCTGCCTTCTTGGATTTAATTCTATCGCAGTGGTGACACGGGGCTACCTGGTACCAAAACCCTGGG AGTACCCGCAGGGCCCGGTTCCCACCCTCTGGAACGAACCACCCGAGCTGCCCTCTGGCGCCGGCCCCTTCGATGCCGCCACCACCACGGCTCGGCTGTCGGATGCCACCGCCTTCCCCCCGTACACCTCCGAGCTGGAGCCCGAGGACACCACCCACCTGCACCGGCTGGACACCGGGGATG gcTCGCTGGGGCCTGGAGCTATCGGTGCCATTGTCATCGCCTCCCTCCTGGGTACGTCTGTGCTTGTGGCCTTGGTTGTCATCACGCTGAGAAAGTTCTCTGCCTCCTGA